Proteins encoded by one window of uncultured Ilyobacter sp.:
- a CDS encoding Na/Pi cotransporter family protein, with the protein MELLIKIILQVAGGLGMFLYGMDVMSKSFQEIAGNRLREIIHKMTSNTFRGILVGTFITAIIQSSSVTTVMVVGFINASLMTLRQAIGIILGANIGATAIGWILAFKITEYGIPIMGIGAFVFLFSKNQKRKKRALIFIGLGLIFLGLTLMKNGIDPLKDMPQFIDFFQVFSAESYRGVIMSAITGAAVTSILQSSSATVGITMALATQGLIIPKTAVALVLGGNIGTTITAYLASLNTRSDAKRAAYAHILIKIVGVSLILPFFYGYASIIGRLTPPEKNVSEYIALFHTLFNIGNTIIFLPFINLLIKFLNKIGSNKKESDIGSYVTEKLYQFPLAALEKSRLEIGQMITRFRDDLYIFRSLIKRELPSDKSILLFEGEKYQDEKKDSIFKNLTGLLHSTDSKDILKSIRLLLLLADTMESLGDYAASLGKIYKKTINNKLVLPQNFINQIDFYHEKIIVSLENLEKITMNPNMQEIINEKKICQDTATALEFVDPLKNVDYPEHIFMEILSKYRRINRHVLFMLVSLQEEIKLQMS; encoded by the coding sequence CTTTCAGGAAATAGCTGGAAACAGATTGAGGGAGATAATTCATAAAATGACCTCTAACACCTTCCGGGGAATTCTTGTGGGAACTTTTATAACGGCCATTATCCAGTCTAGCTCTGTAACCACTGTTATGGTTGTAGGCTTTATAAACGCCTCTCTCATGACTCTGAGACAAGCCATAGGCATAATCTTAGGTGCAAACATAGGAGCAACGGCTATAGGATGGATACTAGCATTTAAAATAACAGAATATGGAATCCCAATAATGGGTATAGGGGCATTTGTTTTCCTGTTTTCAAAAAATCAAAAACGGAAAAAAAGAGCTTTAATCTTCATAGGTTTAGGACTTATTTTTCTGGGCTTAACCCTCATGAAAAATGGAATAGACCCATTAAAGGATATGCCCCAATTTATAGATTTTTTTCAAGTATTTTCTGCAGAAAGCTATAGAGGGGTTATCATGTCTGCAATTACAGGGGCCGCCGTGACCTCTATACTCCAATCCTCATCTGCCACTGTGGGAATCACCATGGCCCTTGCAACCCAGGGACTTATTATCCCCAAAACTGCAGTTGCACTTGTTTTAGGAGGAAATATCGGCACCACAATAACTGCATACCTCGCCTCTCTCAATACAAGATCAGATGCAAAGAGAGCCGCCTACGCCCATATTCTCATAAAAATAGTAGGTGTATCCCTAATACTTCCTTTTTTCTACGGCTATGCTTCGATAATCGGCAGACTCACCCCTCCTGAAAAAAATGTTTCTGAATATATAGCTCTTTTTCACACTCTTTTCAACATTGGAAATACCATTATTTTTCTGCCATTTATAAATTTATTAATAAAATTTTTAAATAAAATAGGAAGTAATAAAAAAGAAAGTGATATAGGATCTTATGTAACTGAAAAATTATACCAGTTTCCTTTGGCAGCCCTTGAAAAATCCAGACTGGAGATAGGCCAGATGATAACTAGATTTAGAGATGATCTATATATTTTTAGAAGTCTCATAAAAAGAGAACTTCCTTCAGACAAATCTATTCTTCTCTTTGAAGGTGAAAAATACCAAGATGAAAAAAAAGATTCTATTTTTAAAAACCTTACCGGTCTTCTTCACTCTACAGACTCCAAAGATATTTTAAAATCCATAAGATTACTCCTTCTTTTAGCAGATACAATGGAATCTTTAGGAGATTATGCAGCAAGTCTCGGAAAAATATACAAAAAAACAATAAACAACAAACTTGTTTTGCCTCAAAATTTTATCAACCAGATAGATTTTTACCACGAAAAAATCATTGTATCCTTGGAAAACCTTGAAAAAATAACCATGAACCCCAATATGCAAGAGATCATAAATGAAAAAAAAATCTGTCAGGATACTGCCACTGCTCTTGAATTTGTAGATCCACTTAAAAATGTGGATTATCCAGAGCATATTTTTATGGAAATTTTATCAAAATACAGGAGAATAAACAGACATGTTTTATTTATGCTAGTCAGTCTGCAAGAAGAGATAAAATTGCAGATGAGTTAA